Proteins encoded in a region of the Pseudomonas shahriarae genome:
- a CDS encoding succinylglutamate desuccinylase/aspartoacylase family protein: MERIDHVLPWGHLGCERQLTVFRFGHGERKAYLQASLHADELPGMRAAWELKKRLLELEQQGALNGVIELVPVANPMGLGQLLQGSHQGRFEIGSGKNFNRDFVELSAPVAALLEGRLGDDPHANVRMIRQAMSDALNALPEPSSQLQGMQRVLLSHACTADVVLDLHCDAEAALHMYALPQHWPQWRSLSAHLNVKVGLLAEDSGGSSFDEACSLPWLRLSRMFPEAQIPLACLATTLELGGQADTGRDEAIFHAEGILAFLAEQGLIKGEWPAPQHEPCEGVPFEGTELLFAPHAGVISYLRKAGDWVETGEPIFEVIDPLADRVSIVCAGTSGVLFAVERLRYAQAGFWLAKVAGREALRHGRLLND, from the coding sequence ATGGAACGCATCGACCACGTATTGCCCTGGGGGCACCTGGGCTGCGAGCGCCAACTGACGGTGTTCCGCTTCGGCCACGGCGAGCGCAAGGCGTACCTGCAGGCCAGCCTGCACGCCGATGAGTTGCCGGGGATGCGCGCGGCCTGGGAGCTGAAAAAGCGCCTGCTTGAGCTGGAGCAGCAGGGTGCGCTCAATGGGGTGATCGAACTGGTGCCGGTGGCCAACCCGATGGGCCTCGGGCAGTTGCTGCAAGGCAGCCACCAGGGGCGTTTCGAGATTGGCAGCGGCAAGAACTTCAACCGTGATTTCGTCGAGTTGAGCGCGCCGGTGGCGGCCCTGCTGGAAGGCCGGCTGGGCGACGATCCCCACGCCAACGTGCGCATGATCCGCCAGGCGATGAGCGATGCGCTCAATGCATTGCCCGAGCCGAGCAGCCAGTTGCAAGGCATGCAGCGGGTCTTGCTGAGCCATGCCTGCACCGCCGATGTGGTCCTCGACCTGCACTGCGACGCTGAAGCTGCGCTGCACATGTACGCGCTGCCCCAGCACTGGCCGCAGTGGCGTTCGTTGTCGGCGCATTTGAATGTGAAGGTCGGCCTGTTGGCGGAAGACTCCGGCGGCAGCTCGTTTGATGAAGCCTGCTCGTTGCCGTGGCTGCGTTTGTCGCGGATGTTTCCCGAGGCGCAGATCCCTCTGGCCTGCCTGGCAACCACCCTGGAGCTGGGCGGTCAGGCCGACACCGGTCGTGATGAGGCGATTTTTCACGCCGAAGGCATTCTCGCGTTCCTCGCCGAGCAGGGCCTGATCAAGGGTGAGTGGCCGGCGCCGCAACATGAGCCGTGTGAAGGGGTGCCCTTTGAAGGCACCGAATTGCTGTTCGCACCCCACGCCGGGGTGATCAGTTACCTGCGTAAAGCCGGTGACTGGGTGGAAACCGGCGAACCGATTTTTGAAGTGATTGATCCTTTGGCCGACCGCGTCAGCATTGTCTGTGCCGGTACGTCGGGGGTGTTGTTTGCCGTTGAACGGCTACGTTATGCCCAAGCGGGTTTCTGGCTGGCCAAGGTGGCGGGGCGCGAAGCGCTGCGTCACGGGCGCTTGCTCAACGACTGA
- a CDS encoding ABC transporter permease: MIFDYNVIWEAMPLYLGGLLTTLKLLLISLFFGLLAAVPLGLMRVSKQPLVNGAAWLYTYVIRGTPMLVQLFLIYYGLAQFEAVRESFLWPWLSSATFCACLAFAINTSAYTAEIIAGSLKATPHGEIEAAKAMGMSRYKLYRRILLPSALRRALPQYSNEVIMMLQTTSLASIVTLIDITGAARTVNAQYYLPFEAYITAGLFYLSLTFILVRLFKLAERRWLSYLAPRKH, encoded by the coding sequence ATGATCTTCGACTACAACGTCATCTGGGAGGCCATGCCGCTGTACCTTGGCGGCTTGCTGACCACCCTCAAACTGCTGCTGATCTCGCTGTTCTTCGGCCTGCTCGCCGCCGTGCCCCTGGGCCTGATGCGGGTGTCCAAGCAGCCGCTGGTCAATGGCGCGGCCTGGCTCTACACCTATGTGATCCGCGGCACGCCGATGCTGGTGCAGCTGTTCCTGATCTACTACGGCCTGGCCCAGTTCGAAGCGGTACGCGAGAGCTTCCTCTGGCCGTGGCTGTCCAGCGCAACCTTCTGCGCCTGCCTGGCCTTTGCCATCAATACCAGTGCCTACACCGCAGAAATCATCGCCGGCAGCCTCAAGGCCACGCCCCATGGCGAGATCGAAGCCGCCAAGGCCATGGGCATGTCGCGCTACAAGCTGTACCGCCGCATCCTGCTGCCCTCGGCCCTGCGCCGGGCACTGCCGCAGTACAGCAATGAAGTGATCATGATGTTGCAGACCACCAGCCTGGCCTCCATCGTTACCCTGATCGACATCACCGGTGCCGCGCGCACGGTGAACGCCCAGTACTACCTGCCGTTCGAAGCCTATATCACCGCGGGCCTGTTCTACCTGAGCCTGACGTTCATCCTGGTGCGCCTGTTCAAGCTGGCCGAGCGTCGCTGGTTGAGCTACCTGGCTCCGCGGAAGCACTGA
- a CDS encoding ABC transporter permease, producing MLKGYGAVILDGAWLTLQLALSSMALAIVLGLIGVALRLSPVRWLAWLGDLYSTVIRGIPDLVLILLIFYGGQDLLNRVAPLLGYDDYIDLNPLAAGIGTLGFIFGAYLSETFRGAFMAIPKGQAEAGMAYGMSPFQVFFRVMVPQMIRLAIPGFTNNWLVLTKATALISVVGLQDMMFKAKQAADATREPFTFFLAVAAMYLVITSVSLLALRYLEKRYSVGVKAADL from the coding sequence ATGTTGAAAGGCTACGGGGCCGTTATCCTCGATGGCGCATGGTTGACGCTTCAGCTCGCCTTGTCGTCCATGGCCTTGGCCATTGTTCTGGGTCTGATCGGGGTTGCATTGCGCCTGTCGCCGGTCCGCTGGCTGGCGTGGCTGGGCGACCTGTATTCCACGGTGATCCGCGGGATCCCCGACCTGGTGCTGATCCTGCTGATTTTCTACGGTGGTCAGGACCTGCTCAACCGCGTCGCGCCGCTACTGGGCTACGACGACTATATTGACTTGAACCCCTTGGCCGCCGGTATCGGCACCCTGGGTTTCATCTTTGGCGCCTACCTCTCGGAAACCTTCCGTGGCGCCTTCATGGCTATCCCCAAGGGGCAGGCCGAGGCGGGCATGGCCTATGGCATGAGCCCGTTCCAGGTGTTTTTCCGGGTGATGGTGCCGCAGATGATCCGGCTGGCAATCCCTGGTTTTACCAACAACTGGCTGGTATTGACCAAGGCCACTGCGCTGATTTCGGTGGTGGGCCTGCAAGACATGATGTTCAAGGCCAAGCAGGCGGCGGATGCCACCCGCGAACCTTTTACCTTCTTCCTCGCGGTGGCGGCGATGTACCTGGTGATCACCAGCGTCTCGTTGCTGGCCCTGCGTTACCTTGAGAAGCGCTACTCGGTAGGCGTAAAGGCGGCTGATCTATGA
- a CDS encoding ABC transporter substrate-binding protein has translation MKKLVLLGALALSVLSMQAFAEEKPLKIGIEAAYPPFASKAPDGNIVGFDYDIGNALCEEMKVKCTWVEQEFDGLIPALKVRKIDAILSSMSITDDRKKSVDFTNRYYLTPARLVMKDGVAVSDSLVELKDKKIGVQRGSIHDRFAKEVLAPKGATIVPYSTQNEIYLDVAAGRLDGTVADATLLEDGFLKTDAGKGYAFVGPAFTDAKYFGDGIGIAVRKGDKANLERINAAIAAIRANGKYKEIEKKYFNFDIYGADAK, from the coding sequence ATGAAGAAACTCGTGCTGTTGGGCGCCCTGGCGCTGTCCGTGCTGTCCATGCAAGCCTTCGCTGAAGAGAAGCCGCTGAAAATTGGTATCGAAGCAGCCTACCCTCCGTTTGCCTCGAAGGCGCCGGACGGCAACATCGTCGGTTTCGACTACGACATCGGCAACGCCCTGTGCGAAGAGATGAAGGTCAAGTGCACTTGGGTCGAGCAGGAATTCGACGGCCTGATTCCGGCGCTCAAAGTCCGCAAGATCGACGCGATTCTGTCGTCCATGTCCATCACTGACGACCGCAAGAAGTCCGTGGACTTCACCAACCGCTACTACCTGACCCCGGCGCGCCTGGTGATGAAGGACGGCGTTGCCGTCAGCGACAGCCTGGTTGAGCTCAAGGACAAGAAGATCGGCGTACAGCGCGGTTCGATCCACGACCGTTTCGCCAAGGAAGTCCTGGCGCCTAAAGGTGCGACCATCGTTCCTTACAGCACCCAGAACGAAATCTACCTGGACGTGGCTGCCGGTCGCCTTGATGGCACCGTGGCTGACGCGACCCTGCTCGAAGACGGTTTCCTGAAGACCGACGCGGGCAAAGGCTACGCGTTCGTAGGTCCTGCGTTCACCGACGCCAAGTACTTCGGCGACGGCATCGGTATCGCAGTGCGTAAAGGCGACAAGGCCAACCTGGAGCGCATCAATGCAGCCATCGCTGCGATCCGCGCCAATGGCAAGTACAAAGAAATCGAGAAAAAGTATTTCAACTTCGATATTTACGGCGCTGACGCCAAGTAA
- the acs gene encoding acetate--CoA ligase — protein sequence MSAASLYPVRPEVAANTLTDEATYKAMYQQSVVNPDGFWREQAKRLDWIKPFTTVKQTSFDDHHVDIKWFADGTLNVSYNCLDRHLAERGDQAAIIWEGDDPSESRTITYRELHEQVCKFANALRGQDVHRGDVVTIYMPMIPEAVVAMLACTRIGAIHSVVFGGFSPEALAGRIIDCKSKVVITADEGIRAGKKVPLKANVDDALTNPETSSIQKVIVCKRTNGQIKWNQHRDIWYEDLMKVAGTVCAPKEMGAEEALFILYTSGSTGKPKGVQHTTGGYLLYAALTHERVFDYRPGEVYWCTADVGWVTGHTYIVYGPLANGATTLLFEGVPNYPDITRVGKIVDKHKVNILYTAPTAIRAMMASGTAACEGTDGSSLRLLGSVGEPINPEAWDWYYKNVGQSRCPIVDTWWQTETGATLMSPLPGAHALKPGSAARPFFGVVPALVDNLGNIIEGAAEGNLVILDSWPGQARTLYGDHDRFVDTYFKTFRGMYFTGDGARRDEDGYWWITGRVDDVLNVSGHRMGTAEIESAMVAHPKVTEAAVVGVPHDIKGQGIYVYVTLKNGEEPTEALRLELKNWVRKEIGPIASPDVIQWAPGLPKTRSGKIMRRILRKIATAEYDGLGDISTLADPSVVQHLIDTHKTMNVA from the coding sequence ATGAGTGCGGCTTCCCTGTACCCCGTTCGCCCCGAAGTAGCAGCCAACACGCTGACCGACGAGGCGACCTACAAGGCCATGTACCAGCAGTCGGTGGTCAACCCCGACGGCTTCTGGCGCGAGCAAGCCAAGCGTCTTGACTGGATCAAGCCTTTCACCACGGTCAAGCAGACCTCGTTCGACGACCACCATGTCGATATCAAATGGTTCGCAGACGGCACCCTCAACGTTTCCTATAACTGCCTGGACCGTCACCTCGCCGAGCGTGGCGACCAGGCGGCAATCATCTGGGAGGGCGACGACCCTTCCGAGAGCCGTACCATCACCTATCGCGAATTGCATGAACAAGTCTGCAAGTTCGCCAACGCCCTGCGTGGCCAGGATGTGCACCGCGGCGACGTGGTGACCATCTATATGCCGATGATTCCCGAAGCCGTGGTCGCCATGCTGGCCTGTACCCGCATCGGTGCGATCCACTCGGTGGTGTTTGGCGGTTTCTCGCCTGAGGCCCTGGCCGGTCGCATCATCGACTGCAAATCCAAAGTGGTGATCACCGCTGACGAAGGCATCCGTGCCGGCAAGAAGGTGCCGCTCAAGGCCAACGTCGACGACGCGCTGACCAACCCGGAAACCAGCAGCATCCAGAAAGTCATCGTGTGCAAGCGCACCAATGGCCAGATCAAGTGGAACCAGCATCGCGACATCTGGTATGAAGACCTGATGAAAGTGGCGGGCACTGTCTGTGCGCCAAAAGAGATGGGTGCCGAAGAAGCGCTGTTCATCCTTTACACCTCCGGCTCCACTGGCAAGCCCAAGGGCGTGCAGCACACCACCGGCGGCTACCTGTTGTACGCGGCCCTGACCCACGAGCGTGTGTTCGACTACCGCCCGGGCGAAGTCTACTGGTGCACCGCCGACGTCGGTTGGGTCACTGGCCACACTTATATTGTCTACGGCCCGCTGGCCAATGGCGCGACCACGCTGCTGTTCGAAGGCGTGCCGAACTACCCGGATATCACCCGGGTCGGGAAAATCGTCGACAAGCACAAGGTCAATATCCTCTACACCGCGCCGACGGCGATCCGCGCAATGATGGCTTCCGGCACCGCCGCCTGCGAAGGCACTGACGGCAGCAGCCTGCGCCTGTTGGGTTCGGTGGGTGAGCCGATCAACCCGGAAGCGTGGGACTGGTACTACAAGAACGTCGGCCAATCCCGTTGCCCGATTGTCGATACCTGGTGGCAGACCGAAACCGGCGCGACCCTGATGAGCCCATTGCCGGGCGCTCACGCGCTCAAGCCGGGTTCGGCGGCACGCCCATTCTTTGGTGTGGTACCGGCGTTGGTGGACAACCTGGGTAACATCATCGAGGGCGCCGCCGAAGGCAACCTGGTGATCCTCGATTCGTGGCCAGGCCAGGCGCGTACCCTGTACGGCGACCATGACCGTTTCGTCGACACTTACTTCAAGACCTTCCGTGGCATGTACTTCACCGGCGACGGCGCGCGTCGCGATGAAGACGGCTACTGGTGGATCACCGGCCGTGTGGATGACGTGCTCAACGTTTCCGGGCACCGCATGGGTACCGCCGAGATCGAAAGCGCCATGGTTGCCCACCCGAAAGTCACGGAAGCAGCAGTGGTCGGTGTACCTCACGACATCAAGGGGCAGGGCATCTATGTGTATGTCACCCTGAAAAACGGCGAGGAGCCGACTGAAGCATTGCGCCTGGAGCTGAAGAACTGGGTACGCAAGGAAATTGGCCCGATTGCTTCGCCGGACGTGATCCAGTGGGCACCGGGTCTGCCGAAGACCCGTTCGGGGAAAATCATGCGTCGTATCCTGCGCAAGATTGCCACGGCCGAGTATGACGGGCTGGGCGATATCTCCACCCTGGCCGATCCAAGCGTGGTGCAGCATTTGATTGATACTCACAAGACCATGAACGTCGCGTAA
- a CDS encoding DUF2790 domain-containing protein, with the protein MKALLVMALASLCATAALADEIPTDVASQHTAIVEEYTYSTDLDIAKVVSMSAIPNVCEVVPARMEYEDHQGQRHILNYKVMGNGCSNG; encoded by the coding sequence ATGAAAGCTTTATTAGTTATGGCCCTTGCCAGCTTGTGCGCCACCGCCGCCCTGGCCGACGAGATCCCGACTGACGTAGCCAGCCAGCACACCGCCATTGTTGAGGAATACACCTACTCCACCGATCTGGATATCGCCAAAGTGGTGTCCATGAGCGCCATCCCAAATGTCTGCGAAGTTGTTCCAGCGCGCATGGAATATGAAGACCACCAGGGCCAGCGTCATATTCTTAATTACAAAGTCATGGGCAATGGTTGCTCTAACGGTTAA
- a CDS encoding ribonucleotide-diphosphate reductase subunit beta, translated as MLSWDEFDKEEEGEVAAKGANAGHATEANMDRLDGAGAAAAIEARAVTANDSAAIVRAKAALDKLDVAEGLAELEGASARVAVDEKRMINCRADLNQLVPFKYDWAWQKYLDGCANHWMPQEVNMTADIALWKNPEGLTDDERRIVMRNLGFFSTADSLVANNLVLAVYRLITNPECRQYILRQAFEEAIHTHAYQYCIESLAMDEGEIFNMYHEIPSVAKKAAWGLKYTRSISDPKFETGTVDTDKELLRNLVAYYCVLEGIFFYCGFTQILSMGRRNKMTGVAEQFQYILRDESMHLNFGIDVINQIKIENPHLWDADMKEEATQMILQGTQLEIEYARDTMPRGVLGMNAAMMEDYLKFIANRRLSQIGLKEEYPGTTNPFPWMSEIMDLKKEKNFFETRVIEYQTGGALSWD; from the coding sequence ATGCTGAGCTGGGACGAATTCGACAAAGAAGAAGAAGGCGAAGTAGCCGCTAAAGGCGCCAACGCCGGCCACGCCACCGAAGCCAACATGGACCGCCTCGACGGTGCCGGCGCTGCCGCCGCCATCGAAGCCCGCGCCGTCACCGCCAACGACTCCGCCGCCATCGTGCGCGCCAAGGCTGCCCTGGACAAACTCGACGTCGCCGAAGGCCTCGCCGAACTCGAAGGCGCTTCCGCCCGTGTCGCCGTTGACGAAAAGCGCATGATCAACTGCCGCGCCGACCTCAACCAACTCGTACCCTTCAAGTACGACTGGGCCTGGCAAAAATACCTCGACGGCTGCGCCAACCACTGGATGCCGCAAGAGGTCAACATGACCGCCGACATCGCCCTGTGGAAAAACCCCGAAGGCCTGACCGACGACGAACGTCGCATCGTCATGCGCAACCTGGGTTTCTTCTCCACTGCGGACTCGTTGGTCGCGAACAACCTGGTGCTGGCCGTGTACCGCCTGATCACCAACCCGGAGTGCCGCCAGTACATCCTGCGCCAGGCCTTCGAAGAGGCGATCCACACCCACGCCTACCAGTACTGCATCGAATCGCTGGCCATGGATGAAGGCGAGATCTTCAACATGTACCACGAGATTCCATCGGTCGCCAAAAAGGCAGCCTGGGGCCTGAAATACACCCGTTCGATCTCCGATCCGAAGTTCGAAACCGGCACCGTCGACACCGACAAAGAACTGCTGCGCAACCTGGTCGCCTACTACTGCGTGCTGGAAGGCATCTTCTTCTACTGCGGTTTCACCCAGATCCTGTCCATGGGCCGCCGCAACAAAATGACCGGCGTGGCCGAGCAGTTCCAGTACATCCTGCGCGATGAGTCGATGCACCTGAACTTCGGCATCGACGTGATCAACCAGATCAAAATCGAAAACCCACACCTGTGGGATGCCGACATGAAGGAAGAAGCGACCCAGATGATCCTGCAAGGGACCCAGCTGGAGATCGAATACGCACGCGACACCATGCCACGCGGCGTATTGGGCATGAACGCGGCGATGATGGAGGACTACCTCAAGTTCATCGCCAACCGTCGCCTGTCGCAGATCGGCTTGAAGGAAGAATACCCAGGGACCACTAACCCGTTCCCGTGGATGAGCGAGATCATGGACTTGAAGAAAGAGAAGAACTTCTTTGAGACCCGCGTGATCGAGTATCAGACCGGTGGGGCGTTGAGCTGGGATTGA
- a CDS encoding ATP-binding protein: MPNKHPLRVQSHILRLLGDQLIGHDRLAVFELVKNSYDADASTVSITIDLNEVDPCVKVEDNGSGMNLSVITGAWLEVGTDSKRSAQNRKRSKIFNRLPLGEKGVGRLAVQKLGKKLQVITKESNSAEYEFNIDWDVLIGSSKYLNDNLSVEVIERPTPSHFKTGSGTFIKISDLYLAEWKRGDIRELYRLVKSLSNPFNRVDSFNVSLDIPGRQDEISGLPDVEDMLDRAMWKLTYRLDEKGVFRWAYFFQPPKYKGLQRRYKRHTGRLDILPEKGEDTKTGKQKKEQKIFVTADILKDIGPIKGRIYAFHQSPEILRLFGDSQQMKAWLAGQSGVRVYRDRVRVFNYGEPGDDWLRLNARRINTPGKKLGSNSIVSYIDLDLDKSTGLREKTNREGFDENKPFDSLRAIALSIFDKFERELAPDRDAIDKAIKNTEKLPPIENAFDEIIKVAKKHKLEQEILPAVAAIKNELDSFKEVMVGSGMANMNIGLAFHEMVHGVDNIVGQLERNSNKEIILSTVRHLRSLLDTFKPLLQREKNRSLPINELTTRVIKMHQHRFPRHEVTLSDWTNDTDKAINFKVKGPLNLVIGAISNVIDNAIYWSRYRKELENSSEPAAILILSSWDQELKEGTLAIIDNGMGFQLNPDSIAKPFMTMKAGGSGLGLYFARLVLESMGGRFMVCRAEELRDDFNFSSSYDGAAVVFTFKD, encoded by the coding sequence ATGCCAAACAAACATCCACTCCGCGTTCAGTCCCACATCTTACGTCTCCTTGGCGACCAGCTAATTGGACATGATCGCCTAGCCGTATTTGAGCTTGTAAAAAACTCCTACGATGCAGATGCCAGTACAGTTTCCATCACAATTGACCTCAACGAGGTCGATCCATGCGTAAAAGTCGAAGACAATGGTTCAGGGATGAACCTATCAGTAATCACCGGCGCCTGGTTAGAAGTCGGAACGGACTCGAAACGCTCAGCTCAAAATAGAAAAAGATCAAAGATATTCAATAGACTGCCCTTGGGAGAAAAAGGGGTGGGCAGGCTTGCAGTTCAGAAGCTAGGAAAAAAATTACAAGTAATCACCAAAGAAAGCAATTCAGCAGAATATGAATTCAACATAGACTGGGACGTGCTAATTGGCAGCTCAAAGTATCTCAATGATAACTTATCCGTTGAAGTCATAGAAAGACCTACCCCCTCCCACTTCAAAACTGGAAGTGGCACATTCATAAAAATCTCTGACTTATATCTAGCAGAGTGGAAGCGCGGGGACATAAGAGAATTATACCGACTAGTAAAATCACTCAGCAATCCGTTTAACCGTGTGGACTCATTCAACGTAAGTTTAGATATTCCAGGTCGACAAGATGAAATTAGCGGCCTGCCGGACGTTGAGGACATGCTGGATAGAGCGATGTGGAAATTAACATATCGCCTTGATGAAAAAGGTGTTTTTCGCTGGGCGTACTTTTTTCAGCCGCCTAAATATAAAGGTTTGCAACGTAGGTACAAACGCCACACAGGGCGCTTGGATATCCTTCCCGAAAAAGGTGAGGATACAAAAACAGGAAAACAGAAAAAAGAGCAAAAAATATTTGTCACAGCCGACATATTAAAAGATATAGGCCCCATAAAGGGCCGAATTTATGCATTCCATCAAAGTCCCGAAATTTTAAGGCTTTTTGGTGATAGCCAACAAATGAAAGCATGGCTAGCAGGCCAGTCAGGTGTTCGAGTTTATCGAGACAGAGTCCGGGTTTTTAATTACGGCGAACCTGGTGACGACTGGCTGCGCTTAAATGCGAGAAGAATTAATACGCCCGGTAAAAAACTAGGCTCCAATAGTATCGTTTCATACATAGATCTGGACCTAGATAAAAGTACGGGCCTCCGAGAGAAAACGAACCGTGAAGGCTTTGATGAAAACAAGCCTTTTGATAGCTTACGAGCAATTGCATTAAGCATATTTGATAAATTCGAGCGCGAATTAGCACCAGATCGAGATGCTATAGACAAAGCGATTAAGAACACAGAAAAACTACCCCCCATTGAAAATGCATTCGACGAGATCATAAAAGTTGCAAAGAAGCACAAACTTGAACAAGAAATACTTCCCGCAGTCGCCGCTATAAAAAACGAACTCGACAGCTTCAAAGAAGTAATGGTGGGATCGGGCATGGCAAACATGAATATTGGCCTAGCTTTTCACGAAATGGTTCACGGCGTAGACAACATCGTTGGCCAACTTGAGCGCAACTCAAACAAAGAAATTATTTTAAGTACCGTTCGCCACCTCAGAAGCTTACTTGACACATTTAAACCGCTTTTACAGCGAGAGAAAAATCGATCACTCCCGATTAACGAGCTAACGACGCGCGTAATCAAAATGCACCAACACAGATTTCCGCGCCATGAAGTTACACTTTCCGACTGGACCAATGACACCGACAAAGCAATAAACTTTAAAGTAAAGGGCCCACTAAATCTTGTTATCGGCGCTATTAGTAACGTAATAGACAACGCCATCTACTGGTCACGTTATAGAAAAGAGCTTGAAAACAGCTCTGAGCCGGCCGCGATATTAATTCTTTCTTCGTGGGATCAAGAACTTAAAGAAGGCACGTTAGCCATAATCGACAATGGTATGGGTTTTCAACTCAATCCAGACTCAATTGCTAAACCCTTTATGACAATGAAAGCTGGCGGCTCAGGCCTTGGACTCTATTTTGCCAGACTAGTACTTGAATCGATGGGGGGACGATTCATGGTTTGCCGTGCCGAAGAGTTACGGGATGATTTTAACTTCTCCTCCTCATATGATGGGGCAGCTGTAGTATTCACTTTCAAGGATTAG
- a CDS encoding DNA cytosine methyltransferase — MLNGAGNLVTWLEDKIKGCEMDQIRTFDMFCGAGGSSLGAREGGAKIMGGVDLWGPAVESFKLNFPDAHVFQEDLRILTPEDVLAKTGPIDLLISSPECTHHTCARGAKPRSEESKDTAFQVIRYAEVMKPRWITLENVVHMKPWGRYNELMEELVRLKYNVREQVIDASGFGVAQRRRRLFMIADLIDMPIPVLPLNTVYKNVWDILDKTERYKMTPLRRPNRAKETLARADRAISELGENTSFLIVYYGTDGGGGWQRMDSPLRTITTVDRFAYVRPSSAGHMMRMLQPEELRKAMGFPESYSFPNVTRRDKVKLMGNAVCSPVMEAIVSSLSTTLDVKKDKDAA; from the coding sequence ATGTTGAATGGTGCCGGGAACCTGGTAACCTGGCTAGAAGATAAAATTAAAGGCTGTGAAATGGATCAGATTCGTACGTTTGACATGTTCTGTGGGGCAGGAGGTAGCAGCCTAGGGGCTCGTGAAGGCGGCGCAAAAATTATGGGGGGGGTTGATTTGTGGGGGCCAGCGGTAGAATCCTTCAAGCTAAATTTCCCTGATGCACATGTCTTTCAAGAGGATCTTCGTATTCTTACGCCCGAAGACGTTTTAGCTAAAACCGGGCCAATAGACTTACTTATCTCTTCTCCAGAGTGCACGCATCACACGTGCGCGCGTGGAGCGAAACCTCGCTCTGAAGAAAGTAAGGACACAGCTTTTCAGGTAATCAGATATGCAGAGGTGATGAAACCTCGATGGATTACGCTTGAAAATGTGGTGCATATGAAGCCTTGGGGGAGGTACAACGAGTTAATGGAGGAGCTTGTTCGTTTAAAATATAATGTACGTGAGCAAGTTATAGATGCTTCGGGGTTTGGCGTGGCTCAACGTCGACGTAGGCTTTTCATGATTGCTGATTTAATAGATATGCCTATTCCAGTATTACCTTTAAATACCGTTTATAAGAATGTTTGGGATATTTTAGATAAGACTGAAAGGTACAAAATGACTCCTCTACGCCGGCCGAACCGCGCGAAAGAAACCCTTGCCCGCGCTGATCGTGCTATTTCTGAGTTAGGGGAAAATACTTCTTTTCTGATTGTATATTATGGTACCGATGGTGGCGGTGGGTGGCAGCGTATGGATTCTCCCTTGAGAACTATCACAACGGTCGATCGATTTGCTTATGTTAGGCCCAGTTCTGCAGGCCATATGATGCGTATGCTTCAGCCGGAAGAGCTACGGAAGGCTATGGGATTTCCAGAAAGCTATAGCTTTCCGAATGTGACTAGGCGTGACAAAGTAAAGTTAATGGGGAATGCAGTTTGTTCACCTGTTATGGAAGCTATTGTTTCGTCACTAAGTACAACCTTGGACGTGAAAAAAGATAAAGATGCCGCTTGA